From one Mya arenaria isolate MELC-2E11 chromosome 4, ASM2691426v1 genomic stretch:
- the LOC128232238 gene encoding aquaporin-3-like isoform X2, with product MSEILCTFMLALFVYASGAQSILSHGEASTVPGRALAAGAGLMIAVYCGINASGACVNPGITLMFCMTGKLPWKRYPVYVVCQFIGAFLAASLTFGVYNEMINTFDGGVRQVYGDQATVSIFTSFPSQDISTGTGFFDIFVGCGLLTGCTCMLIDPNNANAAPGVVPIALALMLYGIIMGFGVQTGAPINLSIDFSGRLFAFFAGYGADVFRRDNYWFWVPPTACISGTITFVTTYQLMIGNHLPDNNPSTGGNSADSTNCDDRVNGIDGIHGQEKHKYSVNELNKDDQWTLSNNIVTKI from the exons CTGTTCGTGTACGCGTCCGGTGCTCAATCGATCCTGTCCCACGGGGAGGCTAGCACAGTCCCAGGACGGGCCCTTGCCGCTGGGGCGGGGCTCATGATCGCTGTATACTGCGGGATCAACGCTTCCG GTGCTTGTGTTAACCCTGGGATTACGTTGATGTTCTGTATGACCGGGAAGTTGCCATGGAAACGGTACCCTGTCTATGTTGTCTGTCAGTTTATTGGCGCTTTTTTGGCCGCTTCACTAACGTTTGGAGTTTATAACg AGATGATCAACACATTTGACGGTGGAGTACGGCAGGTTTACGGCGATCAGGCGACCGTCAGCATTTTCACATCCTTCCCAAGCCAAGACATCTCAACAGGGACAGGTTTCTTTGATATT TTTGTTGGATGCGGTCTCTTGACGGGTTGCACTTGCATGCTCATTGACCCTAACAACGCCAACGCTGCCCCTGGCGTGGTCCCTATAGCACTTGCCCTCATGCTGTATGGTATCATTATGGGTTTCGGCGTCCAAACCGGCGCGCCTATCAACTTGTCCATCGACTTTTCAGGAAggttatttgcattttttgctGGGTATGGCGCTGACGTGTTCAG aCGAGATAATTACTGGTTCTGGGTCCCACCAACAGCGTGTATTTCTGGAACAATTACCTTCGTGACAACATACCAGCTTATGATTGGCAACCATCTCCCAGATAACAACCCATCCACGGGCGGTAACTCGGCCGATTCAACTAACTGTGATGACAGAGTAAATGGTATTGACGGAATTCACGGACAAGAAAAGCACAAGTATTCGGTGAATGAATTAAACAAAGACGATCAATGGACACTATCAAATAACATCGTCACAAAAATATAG
- the LOC128232238 gene encoding aquaporin-3-like isoform X1 produces MMKPLTLQRIGRIRNKWITDAMSEILCTFMLALFVYASGAQSILSHGEASTVPGRALAAGAGLMIAVYCGINASGACVNPGITLMFCMTGKLPWKRYPVYVVCQFIGAFLAASLTFGVYNEMINTFDGGVRQVYGDQATVSIFTSFPSQDISTGTGFFDIFVGCGLLTGCTCMLIDPNNANAAPGVVPIALALMLYGIIMGFGVQTGAPINLSIDFSGRLFAFFAGYGADVFRRDNYWFWVPPTACISGTITFVTTYQLMIGNHLPDNNPSTGGNSADSTNCDDRVNGIDGIHGQEKHKYSVNELNKDDQWTLSNNIVTKI; encoded by the exons CTGTTCGTGTACGCGTCCGGTGCTCAATCGATCCTGTCCCACGGGGAGGCTAGCACAGTCCCAGGACGGGCCCTTGCCGCTGGGGCGGGGCTCATGATCGCTGTATACTGCGGGATCAACGCTTCCG GTGCTTGTGTTAACCCTGGGATTACGTTGATGTTCTGTATGACCGGGAAGTTGCCATGGAAACGGTACCCTGTCTATGTTGTCTGTCAGTTTATTGGCGCTTTTTTGGCCGCTTCACTAACGTTTGGAGTTTATAACg AGATGATCAACACATTTGACGGTGGAGTACGGCAGGTTTACGGCGATCAGGCGACCGTCAGCATTTTCACATCCTTCCCAAGCCAAGACATCTCAACAGGGACAGGTTTCTTTGATATT TTTGTTGGATGCGGTCTCTTGACGGGTTGCACTTGCATGCTCATTGACCCTAACAACGCCAACGCTGCCCCTGGCGTGGTCCCTATAGCACTTGCCCTCATGCTGTATGGTATCATTATGGGTTTCGGCGTCCAAACCGGCGCGCCTATCAACTTGTCCATCGACTTTTCAGGAAggttatttgcattttttgctGGGTATGGCGCTGACGTGTTCAG aCGAGATAATTACTGGTTCTGGGTCCCACCAACAGCGTGTATTTCTGGAACAATTACCTTCGTGACAACATACCAGCTTATGATTGGCAACCATCTCCCAGATAACAACCCATCCACGGGCGGTAACTCGGCCGATTCAACTAACTGTGATGACAGAGTAAATGGTATTGACGGAATTCACGGACAAGAAAAGCACAAGTATTCGGTGAATGAATTAAACAAAGACGATCAATGGACACTATCAAATAACATCGTCACAAAAATATAG